Genomic DNA from Desulfonema ishimotonii:
TTCTGGCGTCTGGTATAATGGGGATTTTTATTTCGCGGAAATTCAGTCCGGCTCTGCCACCCGGCGCTGCAGGGCGAGTTTCATCCGCGCTCTGGCCTCGGATGAAAGCGCGGGGGGAGATGAACCCCCGTCCGCATGAATCTCATCCTCAAGCCGGCTGATGCGCCGAAGCATCAGCATCTGTTTTCTGAAACGGAAACAGTATCGGCACATCAGCAGATGTATCCACATTCCCGTCCGCCGGCGCAGGGATATTTTCCGGTCCATTGATTCGGATACGGTCTGCGTAATCTCTTTGCAAGTCGGCATGAAACCGAACATGAGCGGCCTCCCTTTCTTTTAAATACCGATCTTCAGCCAGTGGGTTTCCAGACAGCGCCTCAGATTCATGCGGGCGCGGTAGAGAATCACCCAGCTATTGGTCGCGGAAATATCCAGCGCCTTACAGATCG
This window encodes:
- a CDS encoding zf-HC2 domain-containing protein — encoded protein: MFGFMPTCKEITQTVSESMDRKISLRRRTGMWIHLLMCRYCFRFRKQMLMLRRISRLEDEIHADGGSSPPALSSEARARMKLALQRRVAEPD